A single region of the Armatimonadota bacterium genome encodes:
- the nfo gene encoding putative endonuclease 4: protein MSHHTRLLGAHMPTTGGLHKAITSGYEIGCTAVQLFTASPRQWRTRPLSEEEIAAFAQAREETGISTVISHDSYLINLAAPNEEVLQRSREAFLEELHRAEALNIPWVVTHMGSYLDSSEEAGLTVLGESVRLLLRQTEGMRAGIALETTAGQGTNLGYRFEHLARVIDMAGGSERIGVCFDTCHVFVAGYDVRTPETLSATLEEFDRIIGLDRLKVIHVNDAKKPLGSRVDRHEHIGEGELGLETFRILLHERRVAHVPVILETPDPEKMHPINLQRLKALLNGS from the coding sequence ATGTCGCACCACACACGTTTGCTGGGCGCACACATGCCTACAACAGGCGGGCTACACAAGGCGATTACATCCGGGTATGAGATAGGATGTACCGCAGTGCAGTTGTTTACCGCCAGCCCGCGCCAGTGGCGTACGCGCCCTCTTTCCGAAGAGGAGATTGCCGCTTTTGCTCAAGCCCGTGAGGAAACGGGCATCAGCACAGTCATCTCGCATGACTCTTATCTGATTAACCTTGCTGCGCCCAACGAGGAGGTCCTGCAGCGCAGCCGCGAAGCCTTTCTGGAGGAGCTGCACCGGGCAGAAGCGCTGAATATCCCGTGGGTCGTGACACACATGGGTTCGTATCTCGACTCTTCGGAGGAAGCGGGGTTGACGGTTCTGGGGGAAAGTGTGCGCTTGCTTTTGCGACAAACCGAAGGGATGCGCGCAGGCATCGCACTGGAGACCACCGCCGGTCAGGGCACCAACCTGGGCTACCGCTTCGAACATCTGGCCCGTGTGATCGACATGGCAGGCGGCTCGGAGCGTATCGGCGTCTGTTTCGATACCTGTCATGTGTTCGTAGCAGGATATGACGTCCGCACTCCAGAGACGCTGTCCGCCACGCTGGAGGAGTTTGACAGGATTATCGGTCTCGACCGACTGAAAGTCATCCACGTCAACGATGCGAAGAAGCCGCTGGGCAGCCGGGTGGACCGACATGAGCATATCGGCGAAGGCGAGCTGGGGCTCGAAACTTTCCGTATCTTACTGCACGAACGGCGTGTGGCGCATGTGCCGGTGATTCTCGAAACGCCAGACCCCGAAAAGATGCATCCCATCAACTTACAACGACTAAAAGCGTTGCTCAACGGCTCGTAG
- a CDS encoding WYL domain-containing protein encodes MPEANVYGFQARRPKTERLLTLMKEIHKQEDLTPKRLAQKLGVSERTVYRYLRLLENNDLLAKRYSRRQRQYILEPQTSLEPIRFTPQEALALEIAASNPAIMQGSIFAKDLQNAMNKIRSMLDAATQREVERLKQHVSIDTDTYANYFAFQTIMLTLQNAFALRRKVRIRYWAASTNQEEEIVIHPLHLTFREHHWYLLAFSERHGEVRLFRVSRIREAEPLPQKFRKPTRFDPDTWFERSWGVWGKTDEVIVKVKFSPRVAHIVKDTHGRRFYKMEMQPDGSMICVAETYGTKEISWWILSWGPDAEVLEPEYLRQEFAKMTQAMAAIYAPQGAAGGV; translated from the coding sequence ATGCCCGAGGCAAACGTGTACGGCTTCCAAGCCAGACGCCCGAAGACCGAGCGTCTGTTGACGCTCATGAAGGAGATCCACAAACAGGAGGACCTGACGCCCAAGCGATTGGCGCAAAAGCTGGGAGTGTCTGAACGCACTGTGTACCGATATCTCAGGCTGCTGGAAAACAACGACCTGCTGGCAAAACGCTACAGTCGCAGGCAAAGGCAGTATATTCTGGAACCTCAGACCTCCTTGGAGCCGATCCGGTTTACCCCGCAAGAGGCTCTTGCCCTGGAGATTGCGGCATCCAACCCGGCTATTATGCAGGGCAGTATCTTCGCGAAAGACCTGCAGAACGCAATGAACAAAATTCGGTCCATGCTGGATGCTGCTACCCAGCGCGAGGTAGAGAGGCTCAAACAGCATGTGAGCATCGACACCGACACCTACGCCAACTACTTTGCCTTCCAGACTATCATGCTCACACTGCAAAACGCCTTCGCACTGAGGCGCAAAGTGCGCATTCGTTACTGGGCTGCGTCGACCAATCAGGAGGAGGAAATCGTCATCCACCCGCTCCATCTGACCTTCCGTGAGCACCACTGGTACCTGCTTGCCTTCTCCGAGAGACATGGCGAGGTCAGGCTCTTCCGCGTATCACGCATCCGGGAAGCGGAACCCCTACCTCAGAAGTTTCGCAAGCCCACTCGCTTCGACCCGGATACCTGGTTTGAGCGATCATGGGGCGTCTGGGGCAAGACCGACGAGGTCATCGTGAAGGTGAAGTTCTCACCGCGCGTGGCGCACATCGTGAAGGATACGCACGGAAGGCGATTCTACAAGATGGAGATGCAGCCGGATGGCAGCATGATTTGCGTCGCCGAAACCTACGGCACCAAGGAAATCTCGTGGTGGATACTGTCATGGGGTCCCGATGCCGAGGTGCTGGAGCCGGAGTATCTGCGACAAGAGTTCGCCAAGATGACCCAGGCGATGGCAGCCATCTACGCTCCGCAGGGAGCTGCCGGAGGAGTATAA
- a CDS encoding galactose-1-phosphate uridylyltransferase — protein MSELRWHPYLEQWVITATHRQERTFLPPKEYCPLCPTRPGSMETEVPYPDYDIVVFENRFPSLQRHAPEPAVEGTSLTPVMPAQGICEVVLYTPQHEGEMADLPVEQIAKLVQVWTDRFEDLSAHEFVQYVLIFENKGKEIGVTIPHPHGQIYAYPFLPPLIEKEVLSARQYYERHGKCLFCAVMEQEMQDGRRLLTRNEHFVAFVPFFARFPYEVHVMPMRHVGTLPGMSDEEHWSLAEMLSVVTRTLRNLWEMSIPYIMLLHQSPAREEDSPGYHFHIEFYPFNRTRDKLKYLAGSEQAGTFINDTLAEETAAALRDALARL, from the coding sequence ATGTCGGAGCTGCGGTGGCATCCTTATCTGGAGCAGTGGGTGATTACCGCCACACATCGTCAGGAGCGCACTTTCCTGCCTCCCAAAGAGTATTGCCCGCTTTGCCCCACCAGACCGGGAAGTATGGAGACGGAGGTGCCCTATCCCGATTACGACATTGTGGTGTTTGAGAACCGCTTTCCTTCGCTGCAGCGTCATGCGCCCGAGCCAGCAGTGGAGGGAACCTCTTTGACTCCTGTGATGCCTGCGCAGGGGATCTGTGAAGTGGTGCTGTATACCCCTCAGCACGAGGGAGAGATGGCAGACCTGCCGGTGGAGCAGATTGCGAAGCTGGTGCAAGTGTGGACCGACCGCTTTGAGGATCTCTCGGCACACGAGTTCGTGCAATATGTGCTCATCTTCGAGAACAAGGGCAAGGAGATTGGCGTCACCATCCCGCACCCACACGGTCAGATATACGCCTATCCGTTTCTTCCCCCGCTGATTGAGAAGGAGGTTTTATCTGCTCGTCAGTACTACGAACGGCACGGCAAATGTCTGTTTTGTGCGGTGATGGAGCAGGAGATGCAAGACGGACGGAGGCTTCTCACCCGCAATGAGCATTTTGTGGCTTTTGTGCCCTTCTTCGCACGCTTTCCCTATGAGGTGCATGTGATGCCGATGCGCCACGTTGGCACGCTGCCCGGCATGAGCGATGAAGAGCACTGGTCGCTGGCGGAAATGCTCTCAGTCGTAACGCGCACGCTACGCAACCTCTGGGAGATGTCTATTCCCTACATCATGCTGCTGCACCAGTCCCCTGCGCGAGAGGAGGATAGTCCCGGTTATCACTTTCACATAGAGTTTTATCCCTTCAACCGCACCCGCGACAAGCTGAAGTATTTGGCAGGCTCCGAGCAGGCGGGCACATTCATCAACGATACGCTGGCGGAAGAGACTGCGGCGGCTTTGCGAGATGCGTTAGCAAGATTGTGA
- a CDS encoding oxidoreductase — protein MIGVGVVGYGYAGRVFHCPLITQAEGLRLVAVSSRDAERREQARQQWNVRVYAQPEQLLEDQQVQMVVLATPHHTHHTLGKMALQAGKHVVIDKPFTITTAEADDLLAEARTRNLLLSVFHNRRWDWDYLTVRQVMEDGLLGEVWQVESCVGRYGHSSRWRAQRETMGSLLHDWGAHLVDQAIQLMGLPQQVMAWRHFRVWQSDVESFIRVVLDYGEGRTFTVEVNYLRAAERPRWYVLGDRGGLVKYGLDPQEKALVAGDITQAQEAPGHLARLWLREGDRIVERTIESVRGDWREYYRNIAGVLLRGEELAVKPEQAREVIRIIEAALQSAQAGEPVPVN, from the coding sequence ATGATTGGCGTGGGTGTTGTGGGTTATGGCTACGCAGGGCGCGTTTTCCACTGCCCACTTATTACACAGGCGGAAGGTTTGCGTCTGGTAGCGGTCTCTTCGCGGGACGCGGAACGCCGGGAGCAGGCACGTCAGCAATGGAACGTGCGCGTCTACGCCCAGCCAGAGCAGCTGCTGGAAGACCAACAGGTGCAGATGGTCGTGCTGGCTACCCCACACCACACGCACCATACGCTGGGCAAGATGGCTTTGCAAGCGGGCAAGCACGTGGTGATAGATAAACCCTTCACCATCACTACCGCTGAAGCGGACGACCTTCTCGCCGAGGCGCGAACGCGCAACCTGTTGCTCAGTGTTTTCCACAACCGCCGCTGGGACTGGGATTATCTGACCGTGCGACAGGTGATGGAAGATGGCTTGCTGGGTGAGGTGTGGCAGGTGGAGAGCTGTGTCGGTCGCTACGGACACTCCAGCCGCTGGCGCGCTCAACGCGAGACGATGGGGTCCCTGTTGCACGACTGGGGAGCGCATCTGGTGGATCAGGCGATACAACTGATGGGACTGCCCCAACAGGTGATGGCATGGCGACACTTTCGCGTGTGGCAGAGCGATGTCGAGAGCTTTATTCGTGTGGTACTGGATTACGGTGAAGGGCGCACCTTCACGGTGGAGGTGAACTACCTTCGCGCCGCCGAACGCCCCCGCTGGTACGTGCTGGGCGACCGGGGTGGGTTGGTCAAGTATGGCTTGGACCCACAAGAGAAAGCGTTGGTCGCCGGGGACATCACACAAGCGCAAGAAGCCCCGGGGCACCTCGCTCGTCTGTGGCTACGCGAAGGGGATCGGATAGTAGAACGCACCATCGAAAGCGTACGCGGCGACTGGCGCGAGTATTACCGCAATATCGCAGGGGTGCTGTTGCGGGGTGAAGAGCTCGCGGTCAAGCCAGAACAGGCGCGAGAGGTGATTCGCATCATCGAAGCCGCTCTGCAGTCTGCGCAAGCAGGAGAGCCAGTACCAGTGAATTGA
- a CDS encoding ABC transporter ATP-binding protein translates to MTQYAIETYQLRKVYRSLLRRQSVVAVESLDLKVPQGCVFGFLGPNGAGKTTTIMMLLGNVYPTSGSFRIFGRSILEMSVRRRIGFLPEKFQFHDLLTAEELLWFHGRLSGMDRHSLARRVPEVLELVGLSGRARSRVREFSKGMQQRLGIAQAILHDPDLIILDEPTSALDPLGRRDVRDLILHLKSRGKTVFLNSHLLSEVEMVCDEVAILRAGVVQRQGDLESLLRVHPVVDVELRSPSEKVMHAVRSMATVLSENGTRFTAEVQREEDIPKLARCVVQAGGELMRFSPRRESLEDLFVRVVEETQ, encoded by the coding sequence ATGACGCAGTATGCTATAGAGACTTATCAACTACGCAAGGTCTATCGTTCTCTCCTGCGGCGGCAGAGTGTGGTGGCAGTGGAATCGCTCGACCTGAAGGTGCCGCAGGGATGTGTCTTTGGCTTCCTCGGACCGAATGGGGCAGGCAAGACGACGACGATTATGATGTTATTGGGGAACGTGTATCCTACCTCCGGCTCCTTTCGCATCTTTGGGCGTTCCATCTTGGAGATGAGTGTGCGCCGGCGCATCGGCTTTCTGCCCGAGAAATTCCAGTTCCACGACCTGCTCACGGCGGAGGAGTTGCTCTGGTTTCACGGCAGGTTATCAGGCATGGACAGGCATTCGCTGGCACGGCGCGTGCCGGAGGTGCTGGAGCTGGTGGGGCTATCGGGGCGGGCACGTTCGCGCGTGCGCGAGTTCTCCAAAGGGATGCAGCAACGACTGGGTATCGCGCAGGCTATCCTGCATGACCCGGACCTCATCATTCTGGATGAGCCGACCTCCGCGCTAGACCCTTTAGGCAGGCGGGATGTGCGTGACCTCATCCTGCATCTGAAATCGCGTGGCAAAACGGTCTTCCTGAACTCACACCTGCTGTCGGAAGTGGAGATGGTGTGCGATGAGGTGGCGATCCTGCGAGCAGGGGTGGTGCAGCGACAGGGCGACCTGGAGAGTCTCCTGCGGGTGCATCCTGTAGTGGACGTGGAGCTGCGTTCTCCCTCCGAAAAGGTCATGCACGCGGTGCGTTCGATGGCAACGGTGCTCTCGGAGAACGGCACGCGCTTCACGGCGGAGGTGCAGCGCGAAGAAGACATCCCCAAACTGGCTCGGTGCGTGGTGCAGGCAGGGGGCGAGCTGATGCGTTTCTCGCCCCGCCGTGAGAGCCTGGAAGACCTGTTCGTGCGGGTAGTGGAGGAAACGCAGTGA